The following proteins come from a genomic window of Meiothermus sp. Pnk-1:
- a CDS encoding sigma-70 domain-containing protein: MYDSIRLMVGGLGLLSREMVMRNYIAYKHGDGQAFEALVAHYGYLAFEKAFRLFHRLGDEARDLAQELLCEVVEVLSKPLPSGSKNLTFWVNVALDRKVRERLTQDGVGTYRENRLLKKLVAVRLELEGEKGRAPTHPELAQALGVDEETLERLLAVEEANRILSLSAPHPETGTRLEEMVASTEEEDVLEELEEALEKARLGLKAEELSTLDRFLAGEEVSQANLDALAATLKARMVA, from the coding sequence ATGTACGACAGCATCCGGCTGATGGTCGGCGGCCTCGGGCTTTTGTCGCGGGAGATGGTCATGCGGAACTACATCGCTTACAAGCACGGGGATGGCCAGGCTTTCGAGGCCCTGGTGGCGCACTACGGCTACCTGGCGTTCGAGAAGGCTTTCCGGCTGTTCCACCGCCTCGGCGACGAGGCCCGTGACCTGGCCCAGGAGCTTTTGTGTGAAGTGGTGGAGGTGCTCTCGAAACCGCTTCCCTCCGGCTCCAAGAACCTCACCTTCTGGGTGAACGTGGCCCTCGACCGCAAGGTCCGGGAGCGGCTGACCCAGGACGGCGTGGGCACGTACCGCGAGAACCGGCTTCTCAAGAAGCTGGTGGCGGTGCGGCTGGAGCTGGAAGGGGAAAAGGGACGCGCCCCCACCCACCCCGAGCTGGCGCAGGCCCTCGGGGTCGATGAGGAGACCCTCGAGCGCCTTCTCGCTGTGGAGGAGGCAAACCGCATTCTCAGCCTATCGGCTCCACACCCGGAGACCGGCACACGGCTGGAGGAGATGGTTGCGTCAACCGAAGAGGAAGACGTGCTCGAGGAGCTTGAGGAAGCCCTGGAGAAAGCCCGACTGGGGCTGAAGGCTGAGGAACTCTCTACCCTCGACCGCTTCCTGGCGGGAGAGGAAGTCTCCCAGGCCAATCTGGACGCCCTGGCGGCGACGCTCAAGGCCCGCATGGTCGCATAG
- a CDS encoding RES family NAD+ phosphorylase: MRAWRITSRSYAHAAFTGEGAAKSPGRWNRLGVPLGVRSQSVPKGIVPVVYLAEHLSTGILEVLVHVDDRAHLAAFVAIEVEIPDPHVEELSELPPDWRQLPEPYPESTQRLGSEWALSLRSLALRVPSAVVPVEFNLLLNPRHPAMREVRTGEPQPLFLDPRLLR; encoded by the coding sequence GTGAGGGCCTGGCGGATCACCTCCCGCAGCTACGCCCACGCCGCCTTCACCGGGGAAGGGGCAGCTAAGAGCCCCGGACGCTGGAACCGCCTCGGGGTCCCCCTGGGTGTACGCTCGCAGAGCGTCCCGAAGGGGATCGTCCCGGTGGTGTACCTGGCCGAACACCTCTCCACCGGCATCCTGGAGGTGCTGGTTCACGTGGACGACCGGGCTCACCTGGCCGCGTTCGTGGCCATCGAGGTGGAGATCCCCGATCCCCACGTCGAGGAGCTGAGCGAACTGCCCCCCGACTGGCGGCAGTTGCCCGAGCCCTACCCCGAGTCCACCCAGAGGCTGGGCAGCGAGTGGGCCCTGAGCCTGCGCTCGCTGGCCCTGCGGGTTCCCTCGGCGGTGGTGCCGGTGGAGTTCAACCTGCTGCTCAACCCCCGCCACCCCGCGATGAGGGAGGTGCGCACCGGCGAACCCCAGCCGCTCTTCCTCGATCCGCGCCTGCTGCGCTAG
- a CDS encoding antitoxin Xre/MbcA/ParS toxin-binding domain-containing protein yields MSHMGTVLPLRFDGSPTDVASVREGLPVELITEVARHYGLSQHDVLEAAGIPRSSVHRYKGLGRLNREQSNRLYRVIYLLRRAEELFGSPQLAASWMNSPKVFLHGSSPLAYLDTEPGFQAVEHLLGRLEDGLVT; encoded by the coding sequence ATGTCCCATATGGGAACAGTGCTCCCCCTCCGCTTCGACGGCTCACCCACTGACGTGGCGAGCGTCCGGGAGGGGTTGCCGGTCGAACTCATCACCGAGGTGGCCCGGCACTACGGCCTCAGCCAGCACGACGTGCTGGAAGCCGCCGGCATCCCCCGCAGCAGCGTCCACCGCTACAAGGGCCTGGGACGCCTGAACCGGGAGCAGTCCAACCGCCTGTACCGGGTGATCTACCTGCTGCGCCGTGCCGAGGAGCTCTTCGGCTCGCCCCAGCTGGCGGCCTCCTGGATGAACAGCCCCAAGGTGTTCCTGCACGGCTCGAGCCCCCTCGCGTACCTGGACACCGAACCTGGCTTCCAGGCGGTGGAGCACCTCCTGGGCCGCCTGGAGGACGGCCTGGTGACGTGA
- a CDS encoding RRXRR domain-containing protein produces the protein MVFVLDKRKKPLMPCSEKRARFLLTRGRAFVVLPILLRVPSHLNSRLCWKLTADATASKSSGMTLSFLIVQSVVFFRA, from the coding sequence ATGGTTTTCGTGCTGGACAAAAGAAAAAAGCCGCTCATGCCTTGCAGCGAGAAGCGTGCTCGGTTCCTGCTCACCCGAGGCCGGGCGTTTGTAGTTCTACCTATATTGTTAAGAGTCCCGAGTCATCTAAATTCGAGGCTATGCTGGAAGTTAACCGCCGATGCAACAGCATCGAAGAGCTCAGGCATGACCCTGAGCTTCTTGATAGTCCAGTCGGTCGTGTTTTTCCGGGCGTGA
- a CDS encoding FAD-dependent oxidoreductase, whose product MLEVNRRCNSIEELRHDPELLDSPVGRVFPGVNHSLRAVRPDLPPTSADIVIIGGGIIGSGIACHLWHVPSLRRRMILLEKHSFLAGQFFQAMNATGQRVMRSPYEHHIAPDGDMQMLDFARLHLDQLTSLEREQVWLGLSGQRAVVPLDVFIGHSTHMIGVHQLRKIAYRARVISVRPDPGRDGYLIATAEGPVIRAKTVILAAGNREAVWPQVFSEAARRYPAQVCSVYAKPALNPGQTIAVVGSGLSAAHTILRALEAGARPVWILRREERYRCADFDTAYFRTEGIARFRRLPSLARKVGTLLEESRGSIMLEFLPRLGSLEEAGVLRVHRHATVLAVRASASGRLELNLSSGADEHVDLVILATGLSPDTQLLPDEVELLADRYPVLEDGTLEVSGHPGLFAAGPLASLTLGPAAKNVDGARLAAQVIIPALIEKFSGSRPASFTVRGNFAVSFPLKAGVR is encoded by the coding sequence ATGCTGGAAGTTAACCGCCGATGCAACAGCATCGAAGAGCTCAGGCATGACCCTGAGCTTCTTGATAGTCCAGTCGGTCGTGTTTTTCCGGGCGTGAATCATTCACTCCGGGCGGTTCGCCCCGACCTACCCCCAACTTCAGCAGATATCGTGATTATTGGAGGCGGGATTATTGGCAGCGGCATAGCCTGCCACCTCTGGCACGTACCCAGCCTGCGGCGCCGGATGATCCTGCTGGAGAAACACTCCTTCCTCGCTGGGCAGTTCTTCCAGGCCATGAACGCCACCGGGCAAAGGGTCATGCGCAGCCCCTACGAGCACCACATCGCCCCGGACGGCGACATGCAGATGCTAGACTTCGCTCGTCTTCACCTCGACCAGTTGACGTCGCTCGAGCGCGAGCAGGTCTGGCTGGGCCTCTCGGGCCAGCGCGCCGTAGTCCCGCTCGACGTGTTCATCGGCCACTCGACCCACATGATCGGGGTACATCAGCTCCGCAAGATCGCCTACCGCGCGCGGGTAATCTCGGTTAGACCTGACCCGGGGCGGGACGGATATCTGATCGCTACCGCCGAGGGGCCGGTCATCCGGGCCAAGACAGTCATCCTGGCAGCGGGCAACCGCGAGGCTGTGTGGCCGCAGGTTTTCTCGGAGGCTGCCCGCCGCTATCCCGCGCAGGTGTGTTCGGTATACGCGAAGCCAGCGCTCAACCCGGGCCAGACGATCGCCGTCGTCGGTAGTGGGCTCAGCGCGGCCCACACCATCCTCCGGGCGCTCGAGGCCGGAGCACGGCCCGTGTGGATCCTACGCCGCGAGGAGCGTTACCGGTGTGCCGATTTCGACACGGCTTATTTCCGAACGGAGGGTATTGCGCGGTTCCGGCGGCTGCCTAGCCTGGCCCGGAAGGTCGGTACGTTGCTGGAGGAATCCCGTGGCAGCATCATGCTGGAGTTCCTGCCGCGGCTGGGCAGCCTAGAAGAAGCGGGCGTCTTACGGGTTCACCGTCATGCCACGGTGTTGGCTGTCCGAGCATCAGCCAGCGGCCGCCTCGAACTCAACCTGTCATCGGGCGCCGATGAGCATGTGGACTTGGTGATTTTGGCGACCGGCCTATCCCCTGACACGCAGCTTCTGCCGGATGAGGTCGAGCTCCTCGCCGATCGTTACCCGGTCCTGGAGGACGGCACGCTTGAGGTCAGCGGCCACCCAGGCCTCTTCGCAGCCGGGCCACTGGCCTCTTTGACGCTTGGTCCCGCCGCCAAGAACGTGGATGGGGCTAGGCTGGCCGCACAAGTGATCATCCCGGCACTCATCGAAAAATTCAGTGGCAGCCGTCCAGCTTCCTTCACGGTTCGGGGGAATTTCGCCGTCAGTTTCCCGCTGAAGGCAGGTGTGCGATGA
- a CDS encoding DUF6423 family protein → MLRSKDLHMAATIDMESRTIMVSGAIDVNRVTIVMRVPIPEPGEYTLVKAETNLTDEPWLCWQITLGEGVSLPLQNPTNLLLSRQFRKAKYLADRGAILFWDGEVRPGDAIFKMARLNISGNYMILSHNRGGLTDGIFDEDEDESDDTGLEQDTPRIDLPGALDRYYEHITRHGFGDDLPKIEVETPVRIVQPGEIDILSFTNLPQAHSGGIRPRERA, encoded by the coding sequence ATGCTGAGGTCGAAGGACTTGCACATGGCGGCTACCATCGACATGGAGAGCCGCACCATCATGGTCTCAGGGGCGATTGATGTCAACCGGGTCACTATCGTCATGCGGGTGCCGATCCCGGAGCCCGGGGAATACACGCTGGTCAAGGCGGAGACCAACCTGACCGATGAGCCCTGGCTGTGCTGGCAGATCACCCTCGGAGAAGGGGTTTCGCTCCCGCTGCAAAACCCTACGAATCTGCTGCTTTCGCGCCAATTCCGCAAGGCCAAGTACCTGGCGGACCGGGGCGCGATCCTTTTCTGGGATGGCGAGGTCCGTCCGGGCGACGCCATCTTCAAGATGGCGCGGCTGAACATCTCCGGCAACTACATGATCCTGTCGCATAACCGCGGGGGGTTAACCGACGGCATCTTTGACGAAGACGAGGACGAGTCCGACGATACCGGGCTTGAGCAGGACACCCCGCGGATCGACCTGCCCGGGGCCTTGGACCGCTACTACGAGCACATCACGAGGCACGGCTTCGGTGACGATCTGCCCAAGATTGAGGTCGAAACACCGGTAAGGATCGTGCAGCCTGGGGAAATCGACATCCTCTCCTTCACGAACCTCCCCCAAGCCCATTCGGGCGGCATCCGGCCGCGGGAGCGAGCCTGA
- a CDS encoding ATP-binding cassette domain-containing protein, with product MIVLEGVSKRYRVLEPGRGLGGFVRSLVKPRYREITALDNISLTVPQGQVVGYIGPNGAGKSTTIKIIAGIVRPSAGRVVVAGRDPFRQRTAHQLELGVVMGHRTRLFWDLPVLESLRYHAKVYRLSQSGLDQRIGAMARQFGIEGLLSQPVRQLSLGQRVRCDLALAFLHHPRVLLLDEPTIGLDFDSKALLRSAIRQVASDLQTTVILTSHDLDDVEALSDRIVLLDEGRVLYDGTLRQLRAQHGVLPELRLRLEAGADQVRAWLEGLGGVREVYTHDGWVCVAHEGGGAPAAVLARLLPQTPVREMTTHEPSIEEVLRRVYRGAR from the coding sequence ATGATTGTCCTGGAGGGGGTTTCCAAACGCTACCGGGTGCTCGAGCCCGGGCGTGGCCTCGGGGGCTTCGTGCGGAGCCTGGTGAAGCCGCGTTACCGGGAAATTACCGCCCTGGACAACATCAGCCTCACCGTCCCGCAGGGGCAGGTGGTCGGCTACATCGGACCCAACGGGGCAGGCAAGTCCACAACCATCAAGATCATCGCGGGGATCGTCCGCCCCTCGGCGGGTCGGGTTGTTGTGGCGGGCCGAGACCCGTTCCGCCAGCGCACCGCCCACCAGCTGGAACTCGGGGTGGTGATGGGCCACCGCACCCGGCTTTTCTGGGACCTGCCGGTGCTGGAGTCGCTCCGCTACCACGCCAAGGTGTATCGCCTCAGCCAGAGTGGATTGGATCAGCGCATCGGTGCCATGGCCCGGCAATTCGGCATCGAGGGGTTGCTCTCGCAGCCGGTACGCCAGCTGAGCCTTGGACAGCGCGTCCGGTGCGACTTGGCCCTCGCCTTCCTCCACCACCCCAGGGTGCTCCTGCTCGATGAGCCTACCATCGGCCTGGACTTCGACAGCAAGGCGTTGCTGCGGTCCGCTATCCGTCAGGTGGCCTCTGATCTACAGACGACCGTCATCCTGACGTCGCACGACTTGGACGATGTTGAAGCCTTGAGCGATCGTATCGTCCTGCTCGACGAGGGCCGAGTCCTCTACGACGGAACCCTCCGACAACTCCGAGCCCAGCACGGCGTACTCCCCGAGCTCCGGCTAAGGCTCGAAGCCGGGGCGGATCAGGTGCGCGCTTGGCTTGAGGGGCTGGGCGGAGTACGGGAGGTCTACACCCACGACGGCTGGGTGTGCGTCGCCCATGAGGGGGGAGGAGCCCCTGCGGCTGTGCTTGCGCGCCTTCTTCCACAAACCCCGGTCAGGGAGATGACCACCCACGAACCCTCGATCGAGGAGGTACTCCGGCGGGTCTACCGGGGAGCAAGGTAG
- a CDS encoding ABC-2 family transporter protein, whose protein sequence is MIPYTANLRVGFQLALAYRRAAAVWVVGELALLVAFYFLWRAVFLSVPAGSFADRDFAAFYLYLLTARLAARFTGGPAWGFFAQRVRVGTVVYDLVQPVELEYALLARWLGQKAGQLVMALPAYATAAFVSGAWSAGEWRLGWFFLSLVVGFACAYFFEFLMSLSAFYTSAQQGINEAKALVVALLSGAFFPIDLLPDRYALLASLLPFQAFIYLPARMLQPSMPESEIFRGLAVQLFWLLVLAASSRFLLGRVRQRFNVQGG, encoded by the coding sequence ATGATCCCTTATACCGCCAACCTCCGTGTCGGATTTCAGCTGGCCCTCGCATACCGTAGAGCGGCCGCGGTCTGGGTCGTCGGAGAGCTGGCGCTCCTGGTGGCATTTTACTTTTTGTGGCGCGCGGTTTTCCTTTCCGTACCCGCAGGGTCATTTGCGGATCGGGACTTCGCTGCTTTCTACTTGTACTTATTGACCGCGCGACTCGCAGCGCGATTCACCGGCGGGCCTGCCTGGGGGTTCTTTGCCCAGCGCGTCCGTGTGGGAACCGTTGTGTACGACTTGGTACAGCCGGTCGAACTGGAGTATGCCCTCCTAGCCCGGTGGTTAGGGCAGAAGGCCGGACAGTTGGTCATGGCGCTGCCGGCCTACGCCACCGCAGCGTTCGTCTCCGGGGCCTGGAGCGCTGGCGAGTGGCGGTTGGGGTGGTTCTTCCTGAGCCTGGTGGTGGGTTTTGCCTGTGCCTACTTTTTCGAGTTCTTGATGAGCCTCTCGGCTTTCTACACTAGCGCGCAGCAGGGGATCAACGAAGCCAAGGCCCTGGTCGTGGCGCTCCTGAGCGGGGCATTTTTCCCCATTGACCTGCTGCCGGATCGCTACGCCCTTCTAGCCAGTCTGCTGCCTTTCCAGGCCTTTATCTACCTTCCTGCGCGCATGCTGCAGCCGTCCATGCCGGAGAGCGAGATCTTCCGCGGACTGGCGGTGCAGCTGTTCTGGCTCCTGGTGCTTGCTGCAAGCTCCCGCTTCCTCCTCGGACGAGTACGCCAGCGGTTCAACGTGCAAGGAGGATAA
- a CDS encoding ABC transporter permease codes for MTHYLALALAALRLQFATWKQYRVDYTAGVLTVLLEQALTLVLFSVIFTHVPQVRGWTFPEMLVLYGLNRMALGLADTLGESLWWVGSYAQDGSLLLYKLRPLGVLFQLLTERIHFERISGCLTGLILVLHGASAAGVEWTAGKVATVLLFVLLGAFIYLGLMILGAAVAMRVIGSLDAITTLWSLTEFAKYPLPIFGRTGAFLLTFVVPLALTGYVPAALLLDEHTRTAGTIALAEALVAAGAFFGLCLLAWSWALRAYEGTGN; via the coding sequence ATGACCCACTACCTCGCCCTCGCGCTGGCCGCCCTGAGGCTGCAATTCGCGACCTGGAAGCAGTACCGGGTGGACTATACCGCTGGCGTGCTCACCGTGCTCCTGGAGCAGGCCCTGACCCTGGTGCTTTTCTCCGTCATCTTCACACACGTGCCGCAAGTCCGCGGCTGGACCTTCCCCGAGATGCTCGTGCTTTACGGGTTGAACCGAATGGCGCTCGGCCTTGCCGACACTCTGGGGGAGAGCCTATGGTGGGTCGGCAGCTACGCCCAGGACGGCAGCCTGCTGCTCTACAAGCTCCGTCCGCTCGGGGTACTCTTCCAGCTCCTCACTGAGCGGATCCACTTCGAGCGGATTTCAGGATGCCTGACCGGGCTGATCCTGGTCCTCCATGGAGCGTCCGCGGCCGGGGTGGAATGGACTGCCGGTAAGGTTGCCACGGTCCTCTTATTTGTTCTCCTGGGCGCGTTCATCTATCTCGGGCTCATGATCCTGGGGGCTGCCGTAGCCATGCGGGTCATCGGCAGTTTGGACGCCATCACGACCTTGTGGAGCTTAACCGAGTTCGCCAAGTACCCGCTTCCCATCTTCGGTCGAACCGGGGCCTTTCTCCTGACGTTCGTCGTCCCGCTGGCGCTGACCGGCTATGTTCCTGCCGCTCTCCTGCTCGACGAGCACACACGCACAGCAGGCACCATCGCCCTTGCCGAGGCTTTGGTCGCTGCCGGCGCGTTCTTCGGCTTGTGCCTGCTGGCGTGGTCGTGGGCCCTCCGCGCTTATGAGGGGACTGGGAACTGA
- a CDS encoding aldo/keto reductase, with amino-acid sequence MGMRYRKVGKWGLQVSEIALGAWASFGDCVKDVGEVKKIVCLAYESGVNFFDNADTYANGCAEELMGSVLAEYPRSTLVLASKAGWPVSGCPNSQGLSRKHLRASLQASLQRLRTDYLDIYFAHRHDPDVPLEEIVTTMSAFVDQGLILYWGTSEWPVARLAGACEFARANGLHPPICEQVDYSILYRKRWENTLAPEAEPLGLGLMATSPLAMGVLTGKYDDGIPPGSRLARHKVLKEALLTPHNLARVRELAAVAAEHGMTRAQLALAWVLRRKELSCAIVGATGIGQLQENLGAAGVVLAPEAVAQIERIIGGKSSTASTT; translated from the coding sequence ATGGGCATGAGGTATCGCAAGGTCGGTAAGTGGGGCCTTCAGGTCTCCGAGATCGCCCTGGGTGCCTGGGCCAGCTTCGGAGATTGCGTGAAGGATGTGGGCGAGGTCAAGAAGATCGTGTGTCTGGCCTACGAGTCCGGCGTCAACTTCTTCGATAACGCGGACACCTATGCGAACGGATGCGCTGAAGAACTCATGGGCAGCGTGCTCGCCGAGTACCCACGCAGCACCCTCGTCCTCGCCTCGAAGGCGGGATGGCCTGTGTCCGGGTGTCCCAATAGCCAGGGCCTCTCCCGCAAGCACCTGCGCGCCTCTCTGCAGGCCAGCCTTCAAAGGCTACGAACGGATTATCTGGATATCTACTTTGCTCACCGCCACGACCCGGATGTACCCCTCGAGGAGATTGTCACGACCATGAGCGCGTTCGTTGATCAGGGGCTTATCCTCTACTGGGGAACCAGCGAGTGGCCTGTCGCACGGCTGGCGGGTGCATGCGAGTTTGCCAGGGCGAATGGGCTGCATCCACCTATCTGCGAGCAGGTTGACTACTCGATCCTTTACAGGAAGCGGTGGGAAAACACCCTGGCGCCGGAGGCGGAGCCGCTCGGATTGGGCTTGATGGCCACGAGCCCGTTGGCGATGGGGGTGCTCACCGGGAAGTACGACGACGGGATCCCCCCCGGTAGCCGGTTGGCCCGGCATAAGGTGCTGAAGGAAGCTCTGCTGACGCCTCACAACCTCGCTCGTGTGCGGGAATTGGCGGCGGTCGCTGCCGAGCACGGAATGACCCGGGCTCAGCTCGCGCTAGCTTGGGTTTTGCGACGCAAGGAGCTTTCATGCGCCATCGTGGGAGCCACCGGGATAGGGCAGCTTCAGGAAAACCTTGGTGCGGCCGGGGTAGTGCTCGCACCCGAGGCCGTGGCACAGATCGAGCGGATTATAGGTGGCAAAAGCTCAACCGCGAGCACCACTTGA
- a CDS encoding kanamycin nucleotidyltransferase C-terminal domain-containing protein yields the protein MHARDKPLPILRATTRRERLERARHIADWILGHYSDAVVAIGIYGSTARGSDEPYSDLEMSVLMRSSPTPGRDERYVQGLKISVEFHTVGSVYRRLQRVDLTWPLCVDQFVSVLSLYDPEGHWPKLKLLVDQLPSGSFVQAIREGIVGELLENFAKLENARKRDDAPAMRWIAWNLAWDVAMISALMNRAYFTSWSRTPDEILRLPSLLPAVKSLVEKFRNGDLRSAKGLHRCCEAAVRGVVQHVATLGVHVQVEPSLAGPPREQIGGGGPGSKR from the coding sequence ATGCACGCACGGGACAAACCTCTCCCGATCCTCCGAGCAACTACCCGCCGGGAACGCCTCGAGAGGGCCCGGCACATCGCAGATTGGATCCTGGGCCATTACTCGGACGCGGTTGTGGCCATCGGAATCTATGGGTCCACCGCACGGGGCTCCGACGAGCCCTACTCCGACCTGGAGATGTCGGTCCTCATGCGAAGCTCACCCACCCCCGGCAGGGACGAGCGCTACGTGCAAGGGCTCAAAATCAGCGTCGAATTCCACACCGTGGGGTCGGTCTACCGGCGCCTGCAGCGGGTAGACCTGACCTGGCCCTTGTGCGTAGACCAGTTTGTCTCGGTCTTATCCCTGTACGACCCGGAGGGGCACTGGCCCAAGCTAAAGCTGCTCGTTGATCAGCTGCCGTCCGGATCGTTCGTGCAAGCCATTCGCGAGGGGATCGTGGGGGAATTGTTGGAGAACTTCGCCAAGCTGGAGAATGCCCGAAAACGCGACGACGCCCCTGCAATGCGATGGATCGCCTGGAACCTCGCGTGGGATGTGGCCATGATCTCCGCCCTCATGAACCGGGCATACTTCACCTCTTGGTCGCGCACACCCGACGAGATCCTCCGACTGCCGTCGCTGCTGCCCGCGGTTAAGAGCCTCGTGGAGAAGTTCCGCAACGGCGATCTGCGCAGCGCCAAGGGGCTCCATCGTTGTTGCGAAGCCGCAGTGAGGGGGGTTGTGCAACATGTGGCAACCCTTGGCGTCCACGTCCAAGTCGAACCGTCCCTGGCAGGACCTCCCCGGGAGCAGATCGGGGGAGGTGGGCCCGGATCGAAACGATAA
- a CDS encoding cytochrome P450 codes for MMAQQVGFQNTVGHARLRAVMGPLLSPRAVAGVVPRVEWVARKLLQDIEDQHSMDVLNEYALPLVLRVLAELQGVPESSFEELRAWIGVISSVSSSSPKEELLRANRAVAEYGQLVEGLAGEAGGSPQGTVLAGMLAARELGQVSQTEFVANLLALLDAGTQTTADFITNSVLVLLSHQDQLKLLREDPQLLGYAVQELLRFESPVQIVGRWATESFVFQGKGIERGQVVYLVLGSANRDPSWVSDPDRLDLKRKLDRTAAFGGGTHYCLGAPLARLIGGKALEILLQWKGSLSLQTSRLIWRPAFGFRGLTELRVSW; via the coding sequence ATGATGGCTCAACAGGTGGGATTTCAGAATACTGTTGGTCACGCTCGTCTGCGGGCGGTGATGGGGCCGCTTTTGTCTCCGCGTGCAGTCGCTGGTGTAGTCCCGCGAGTCGAGTGGGTCGCCCGCAAGCTGCTACAGGACATCGAGGACCAGCATTCCATGGATGTACTCAACGAGTATGCTCTTCCGCTGGTACTCAGGGTGTTGGCGGAATTGCAGGGCGTTCCGGAGAGTTCGTTCGAGGAGTTGCGCGCCTGGATCGGGGTGATCTCCAGTGTGAGCTCTTCCTCTCCCAAGGAAGAGCTTCTAAGAGCCAACCGGGCGGTGGCCGAGTATGGCCAGCTGGTAGAAGGACTCGCGGGGGAGGCTGGGGGGAGCCCCCAGGGAACCGTGCTGGCTGGCATGTTAGCTGCGCGGGAATTAGGACAGGTCAGCCAAACAGAATTCGTCGCGAACCTGCTGGCCTTGCTCGACGCTGGTACCCAGACCACCGCTGACTTCATTACGAACAGCGTGTTGGTACTCTTGAGCCACCAGGACCAGCTCAAGCTTCTCAGGGAGGACCCGCAGTTGCTGGGCTACGCAGTCCAGGAACTCTTGCGCTTCGAAAGCCCAGTGCAGATCGTTGGCCGCTGGGCAACTGAGAGCTTCGTTTTTCAGGGTAAAGGGATCGAGCGGGGCCAAGTCGTGTACCTAGTCCTGGGCTCGGCTAACCGTGATCCCAGCTGGGTGAGCGATCCGGACCGGCTTGACTTAAAAAGGAAGCTGGACCGTACAGCAGCCTTTGGCGGAGGAACCCACTATTGCCTAGGTGCCCCGCTAGCCCGCCTGATAGGGGGAAAAGCTCTAGAGATTCTTCTACAGTGGAAAGGCAGCTTGTCTTTGCAGACCAGCAGGCTTATATGGCGGCCCGCGTTCGGGTTTCGTGGGCTTACTGAGCTGAGGGTATCATGGTAA
- a CDS encoding IS5 family transposase: MASTRRSYPSDLSDAEWAILEPLIPAPKPGGRPAKVPRREIVSAILYVLENGIKWRAMPHDLPHWSTVYHYFRKWQKEGVWERVAQALVRWDREREGRQACPSALVMDSQSVKTTEKGGPGDTTGRRRSKGESGRTRGAVS, translated from the coding sequence GTGGCTTCTACACGGAGATCTTACCCCAGCGACCTGTCGGACGCGGAGTGGGCCATCCTGGAGCCGTTGATCCCCGCCCCCAAGCCCGGTGGCCGACCCGCAAAGGTGCCGAGGAGGGAGATCGTCAGCGCCATACTTTACGTCCTGGAAAACGGCATCAAGTGGCGGGCCATGCCCCATGACTTACCCCACTGGTCTACGGTCTACCACTACTTCCGCAAGTGGCAGAAGGAGGGGGTCTGGGAGCGGGTGGCCCAGGCCCTGGTCCGGTGGGATCGGGAGCGAGAAGGAAGGCAGGCTTGCCCCAGCGCTCTTGTCATGGATAGTCAGTCCGTCAAGACCACGGAAAAAGGGGGCCCCGGGGACACGACGGGGCGAAGAAGGTCAAAGGGAGAAAGCGGCAGAACACGGGGGGCCGTCTCTTGA
- a CDS encoding IS5/IS1182 family transposase — MAFVHPANEHDKWGGQALLLGMDLSLWPRVRKLFVDWGYRGLREVARGLGLELEVVARPYAGVRGVWVREGEEVPEIPREGGFKPLPKRWVVERTFAWMGRNRRLGKDYEYPPEVTEAWMYLGMIRLLVKRLARAA; from the coding sequence ATGGCCTTTGTCCACCCGGCCAATGAGCACGACAAGTGGGGTGGGCAGGCGTTGCTTTTGGGGATGGACCTCTCCTTGTGGCCCCGGGTGCGCAAGCTCTTTGTGGACTGGGGCTACCGGGGTTTGCGGGAGGTGGCTAGGGGGCTGGGACTGGAGCTGGAGGTGGTGGCCCGTCCTTACGCGGGGGTGCGGGGGGTCTGGGTGCGGGAGGGGGAGGAGGTGCCGGAGATCCCGCGGGAGGGTGGGTTCAAGCCCCTGCCCAAGCGGTGGGTGGTGGAGCGGACCTTTGCCTGGATGGGGCGAAACCGACGGCTGGGGAAAGATTACGAGTACCCCCCTGAGGTAACGGAAGCCTGGATGTATTTAGGCATGATACGCTTGCTGGTGAAGCGGCTGGCCAGGGCCGCTTAA